A single window of Streptococcus cristatus ATCC 51100 DNA harbors:
- a CDS encoding lantibiotic ABC transporter permease, whose translation MKETMSLLHSEWLKICSTKAFRVSMAFMLLLVPAVSWLEGRQYLSIGLDATPETVPGLAEAIDPLEYLGLNGASMAGMVLVILAGILGAMEFKSHSLRTSLLSCNNRLKLLVGKLMTFTYFSLASSFLSIYFSYMVMHLALGREGLDPILLNQAAWSLILWKTLSLTLLGILSFLLGLLARTMLVSLLFLVPQIYNLGNYLAAHTSWGAYLPQPAGELFTATPTSQYANNPLQGLLILGAWLLVIGGMTSLRFLKTDLGGRY comes from the coding sequence ATGAAAGAAACGATGTCTTTATTGCATTCAGAATGGTTGAAAATCTGTTCAACCAAGGCTTTCAGAGTGAGTATGGCCTTCATGCTGCTATTGGTGCCTGCCGTATCCTGGCTGGAGGGCCGACAGTATTTATCTATTGGCTTGGATGCCACCCCTGAGACAGTTCCCGGTCTGGCAGAAGCCATTGACCCGTTGGAATATCTAGGCCTCAATGGTGCCTCTATGGCAGGCATGGTTTTGGTCATCTTAGCTGGAATTTTGGGAGCTATGGAATTTAAGTCTCATAGCTTGAGAACCAGTCTTTTATCCTGTAATAACCGCCTGAAGCTGCTTGTCGGAAAACTCATGACCTTCACTTACTTTTCTCTTGCCAGTAGCTTTTTATCAATCTACTTTAGTTATATGGTCATGCATCTGGCTTTAGGAAGGGAAGGGCTTGATCCGATTCTGCTCAATCAGGCAGCTTGGAGTTTGATTTTGTGGAAAACCTTATCTCTAACTCTATTGGGAATCCTTTCATTTTTGTTAGGTTTATTGGCTCGGACCATGCTGGTTTCTCTGCTTTTTCTTGTACCCCAGATATATAATCTGGGAAACTACCTGGCAGCTCACACGAGTTGGGGAGCTTATCTGCCACAGCCAGCAGGAGAGTTGTTTACTGCAACGCCAACTTCCCAATATGCTAACAATCCCTTGCAAGGACTATTGATACTAGGCGCATGGTTACTAGTCATCGGCGGCATGACCTCTCTGCGCTTTTTGAAGACGGATTTAGGAGGGCGATACTGA
- the folK gene encoding 2-amino-4-hydroxy-6-hydroxymethyldihydropteridine diphosphokinase — protein MDQLRIKDLEVYAYHGLFGAEKELGQRFVLDLILDYDMTRAAKTGDLTASIHYGELAQDLTHWCQESKEDLIETLAYKLIDRIFLTHPLVQKVSLEVKKPWAPVPLPLETCSVKLVRQKRKAFIALGSNQGSPAANLDAALEKIAEQNMRILQASSRIETEPWGGVEQDPFLNQVVEVETWLNPEELMQTLLAIEADLGRVREIKWGPRVIDLDILYIGQEEIYSPDLIVPHPYVAERAFVLQSLVEIAPHFVDPVQKKSIRQLWDAIEK, from the coding sequence ATGGATCAGCTGCGCATTAAGGATTTGGAAGTGTATGCCTATCACGGTCTGTTTGGAGCAGAGAAGGAATTGGGCCAGCGTTTTGTGCTGGATCTGATTTTGGACTATGATATGACTCGTGCTGCCAAAACAGGCGACCTGACAGCTTCTATCCACTATGGAGAATTAGCTCAGGATTTGACTCACTGGTGTCAGGAAAGCAAGGAAGACTTGATTGAGACGTTGGCTTACAAGCTGATTGATCGGATTTTTCTGACTCATCCTTTGGTGCAGAAGGTCAGCTTGGAGGTCAAGAAGCCTTGGGCACCGGTCCCGTTGCCTTTAGAGACCTGCTCAGTCAAGCTGGTGCGTCAAAAGCGGAAGGCTTTTATCGCTCTGGGAAGCAATCAAGGCAGCCCAGCTGCCAATTTGGATGCAGCTTTGGAAAAAATAGCAGAGCAAAATATGAGAATTTTGCAGGCATCAAGCCGTATTGAGACGGAGCCTTGGGGTGGCGTTGAGCAGGATCCGTTCCTTAATCAAGTTGTTGAAGTTGAAACCTGGCTCAATCCTGAGGAATTAATGCAGACCTTACTGGCTATCGAAGCAGATCTAGGGCGCGTGCGGGAGATCAAATGGGGACCGCGTGTGATTGATCTGGATATCCTTTACATAGGGCAGGAGGAGATATACAGTCCAGATTTGATTGTTCCTCATCCTTATGTGGCTGAGCGAGCTTTTGTCTTGCAATCTTTGGTGGAAATCGCTCCACACTTTGTCGATCCCGTGCAGAAAAAAAGCATCCGCCAGCTCTGGGATGCGATCGAAAAATAA
- a CDS encoding ABC transporter ATP-binding protein, producing the protein MEHMVKIEGVCKKHGSKQILKDISFTARSGRITAFLGPNGAGKSSTLRILLGLDRATSGTATFDGQTYQSMTYPLRTVGAAFDGIGGLPNRKVYDHLRIIAASNAISKSRIDEVLEMTGIAHKRKDLLSSLSLGEGQRLGLAAALLGDPQFLILDEPTNGLDPSGIKWFRKFIRQQADLGKTVLLSSHILSEVQMVTDDVVLIHHGRIIEQGQLEEVLQDSDSLEDLFFDLTEEV; encoded by the coding sequence ATGGAACATATGGTGAAAATAGAAGGGGTCTGCAAAAAGCATGGCAGCAAGCAGATTTTAAAAGATATTTCTTTTACAGCTAGAAGCGGTCGTATTACAGCTTTTCTGGGTCCAAATGGTGCTGGTAAAAGTTCGACCTTGAGGATTCTCTTGGGATTAGATCGGGCGACGTCTGGGACTGCGACTTTTGATGGGCAAACCTATCAGTCAATGACCTATCCGCTCAGAACAGTAGGTGCAGCCTTTGACGGCATTGGCGGTCTGCCCAATCGAAAGGTCTATGACCACTTGAGGATTATTGCGGCGAGTAATGCTATTTCCAAGTCTCGGATCGATGAGGTTTTGGAGATGACTGGAATCGCTCATAAGAGGAAGGACCTTTTGTCAAGCCTGTCTCTGGGGGAAGGTCAACGCTTGGGTTTGGCAGCAGCTTTGCTGGGTGATCCTCAGTTTCTTATATTAGATGAGCCGACTAATGGACTAGATCCAAGTGGGATTAAGTGGTTTAGAAAGTTCATCCGTCAGCAGGCTGATTTAGGGAAAACGGTACTTCTATCATCCCACATCCTGTCAGAGGTGCAAATGGTGACAGATGATGTCGTCTTGATTCATCATGGGCGAATTATTGAGCAGGGACAATTGGAAGAGGTGCTGCAAGATTCAGACAGCCTAGAAGATCTCTTCTTTGATTTGACAGAGGAGGTTTAA
- a CDS encoding bifunctional folylpolyglutamate synthase/dihydrofolate synthase: protein MTKEELPDLSWLEAYRTDSPNFGLERMERMLALRGNPHLQLSVIHIGGTNGKGSTIAHLRQLLEMRGLRVGTFTSPYLISYNEQIAINGRPIPNQDLSRLLETYRALFEEQANDEVLQGVTEFEIMTALAYDYLAQERVDVAIMEVGMGGLLDSTNVCRPDLTAITTIGLDHVALLGHSLAAIAEQKAGIIKPNMPLVTGRIEPEALAVIEDKAHQKQAPHYVYGQSYQVQSLGGTESGEQFNFSNAHREAEPYLTPLLGQHQVDNAGLAIQLCDLYCQLKQLPLLTKEQVSAALVATSWPGRMEQISHQPRILLDGAHNPHAMERLTRTLSQHYPDLDKKILFSCIQTKSLEEMVGQLKQVPKSQLILTNFADPRSFSKEKMEALACEQSLYYADWHGFLEAYLKAEHGTDELLLITGSLYFLAQVRAYIIDKEKESRSEYGHEEN, encoded by the coding sequence ATGACAAAAGAAGAATTGCCAGATTTAAGCTGGCTGGAAGCCTATCGGACGGATAGTCCTAATTTTGGCTTGGAGCGGATGGAGCGGATGCTGGCGCTGCGGGGAAATCCTCATTTGCAGCTGTCAGTGATTCATATAGGGGGAACCAACGGGAAGGGCTCAACCATTGCCCACCTGCGTCAACTCTTGGAAATGCGGGGTCTGCGTGTAGGGACCTTTACTTCCCCCTATCTGATCAGCTACAATGAACAAATCGCCATCAATGGCCGGCCTATTCCCAATCAAGATTTGTCGCGCCTTCTAGAGACTTATCGAGCTCTCTTTGAAGAGCAAGCGAACGATGAGGTTTTGCAGGGAGTGACTGAGTTTGAAATCATGACGGCTTTGGCCTATGATTATTTGGCTCAGGAGCGGGTTGATGTGGCCATTATGGAGGTCGGCATGGGCGGCCTCTTGGACAGTACCAATGTCTGCCGCCCTGATTTGACAGCCATTACGACCATTGGCTTAGATCATGTGGCTTTGCTGGGGCATTCTCTGGCAGCGATTGCCGAGCAGAAGGCGGGGATTATTAAGCCAAATATGCCCTTGGTGACTGGACGGATTGAGCCAGAAGCTCTGGCGGTTATCGAGGACAAGGCTCATCAAAAGCAAGCTCCCCACTATGTTTATGGGCAGTCTTATCAAGTTCAGAGCTTGGGCGGGACTGAATCAGGAGAACAATTTAATTTCTCTAATGCGCATCGGGAGGCGGAGCCTTACCTGACACCTCTGTTGGGGCAACATCAGGTAGACAACGCTGGTTTGGCGATTCAGCTCTGTGACCTCTATTGTCAGCTCAAGCAGCTACCGCTGTTAACAAAAGAACAAGTTAGCGCGGCTTTAGTGGCGACAAGTTGGCCGGGTCGGATGGAGCAGATTTCACATCAGCCTCGTATTTTGCTTGATGGCGCCCACAATCCACATGCCATGGAGAGGTTGACGAGGACCTTGAGCCAGCATTATCCAGACTTGGATAAGAAAATCCTTTTCAGCTGTATCCAGACCAAGTCTCTGGAGGAAATGGTGGGTCAGCTCAAGCAGGTGCCTAAGAGTCAGCTAATTTTGACCAATTTTGCAGATCCACGGAGCTTTTCCAAAGAAAAAATGGAGGCGCTAGCTTGCGAGCAGAGCTTGTATTATGCTGATTGGCATGGATTTTTAGAGGCTTATTTGAAAGCTGAGCATGGGACCGATGAGCTCTTGCTGATTACGGGCTCCCTTTATTTTTTGGCTCAGGTCAGGGCCTATATCATTGACAAAGAAAAAGAATCTAGGAGTGAATATGGACACGAAGAAAATTGA
- the folP gene encoding dihydropteroate synthase → MNLRQLAPEGKTALCGILNVTPDSFSDGGKYNTVEKALEQARKMIAQGAHLLDIGGESTRPGSHFVDIEAEIGRVVPVIEALRRETDILISVDTWKAPVAEAALAAGANIINDITGVLGDERMAVVAAKAGAPVIAMFNPVMARPQHASSKIFPTFGFEAAFTESELADFEQLGIQALMWAFFERTLGKAKQAGLEREQIMLDPGIGFGLTKRENLLLLQELDSIHQAGFPIFLGVSRKRFLVNILEENGFETDPETETGFQNRDLASAHLTSIAASQGVEAVRVHDVEVHRMAAEIGDAIRLAQKMEDLNLRQYK, encoded by the coding sequence ATGAATCTAAGACAACTTGCTCCAGAGGGCAAGACGGCCCTTTGTGGGATCCTTAATGTTACCCCAGATTCCTTTTCGGATGGGGGCAAATATAATACGGTGGAAAAGGCTCTGGAGCAAGCACGCAAGATGATAGCTCAGGGAGCTCATCTGCTGGATATCGGTGGTGAGTCGACTCGTCCGGGCAGCCATTTTGTGGACATCGAAGCGGAGATAGGTCGTGTGGTGCCAGTCATTGAGGCTCTTCGTCGGGAGACTGATATCCTCATTTCTGTAGATACTTGGAAGGCACCAGTTGCAGAAGCAGCTTTGGCCGCTGGAGCCAATATCATCAATGACATCACGGGAGTCTTGGGTGATGAGAGAATGGCAGTTGTGGCTGCCAAGGCTGGAGCGCCAGTTATCGCCATGTTCAATCCAGTCATGGCTCGGCCCCAACATGCTAGCTCGAAAATCTTTCCGACTTTTGGCTTTGAGGCCGCTTTTACGGAGTCAGAATTAGCGGATTTTGAACAGCTGGGTATTCAGGCGCTCATGTGGGCATTTTTTGAAAGAACACTGGGGAAAGCTAAGCAAGCTGGGCTGGAGCGGGAGCAAATCATGCTGGATCCAGGGATTGGTTTTGGCTTGACCAAACGGGAAAATCTCTTGCTCTTACAGGAGTTGGATAGCATTCATCAGGCTGGCTTTCCTATTTTTCTGGGTGTCTCTCGCAAGCGCTTTTTGGTCAATATCTTGGAGGAAAATGGTTTTGAGACTGACCCAGAGACGGAAACAGGTTTTCAAAACAGAGACCTGGCTTCAGCTCATTTGACCAGCATTGCAGCTAGTCAAGGTGTTGAGGCTGTCCGAGTGCATGATGTGGAGGTTCACCGAATGGCAGCTGAAATAGGTGATGCTATTCGACTGGCTCAGAAAATGGAAGATCTAAATTTACGGCAGTATAAGTGA
- a CDS encoding helix-turn-helix transcriptional regulator — MENRIQELRKRKKLSQEELAEKLEVTRQTIISLEKGRYNASLLLAHKIASFFNLRIEEVFLFGEDES; from the coding sequence TTGGAAAATCGAATTCAAGAATTACGAAAAAGAAAAAAGCTCAGCCAGGAGGAGCTGGCTGAGAAGCTAGAGGTCACGAGACAAACGATTATTTCTTTGGAAAAAGGCCGCTACAATGCCTCACTACTTTTGGCTCATAAAATTGCATCCTTTTTCAATTTAAGGATTGAAGAAGTGTTTCTCTTTGGGGAGGATGAATCATGA
- a CDS encoding CPBP family intramembrane glutamic endopeptidase: MKIFLQKVEYSLLALFLAVQTQVPFVLIQFYKGRDQSFSMGYTLLILMIYLLIIFYALRMAKKEGLLTLDFSFFNLKSVIWLVLSYLITFGVSIFAAIIMVLEGQLSGTTANQTALQNLFQSTPVVLLIVGAVFSAPILEEIIFRGLIPQKLFPKHELIGLIVGSILFGFFHGPTNIGSFVLYAGMGGVLALVVHQTKRLEMGILAHMLRNAIAILVMIISQS, encoded by the coding sequence ATGAAAATTTTTTTGCAAAAAGTGGAATATAGTTTACTGGCTTTGTTTTTAGCCGTACAGACTCAAGTTCCTTTTGTACTGATCCAGTTTTACAAAGGTCGAGATCAAAGTTTTTCAATGGGATACACCTTGCTTATCCTGATGATTTATTTGCTGATCATTTTTTATGCCCTGCGAATGGCTAAAAAAGAAGGCTTACTGACCCTTGATTTTAGTTTTTTTAACTTAAAATCGGTAATCTGGCTAGTATTATCCTATCTGATAACTTTCGGAGTTAGTATTTTTGCTGCGATTATTATGGTTCTAGAGGGCCAACTTTCAGGAACGACAGCCAATCAAACTGCTTTGCAAAACTTGTTTCAGAGTACGCCCGTTGTTTTGCTTATTGTGGGAGCTGTTTTTTCAGCGCCAATTTTGGAAGAGATTATTTTCCGTGGTTTGATTCCCCAAAAGCTGTTTCCAAAGCATGAGTTGATTGGTCTGATAGTTGGTTCTATCCTTTTTGGTTTTTTCCACGGTCCGACCAACATCGGTAGTTTTGTCCTTTATGCTGGTATGGGGGGCGTTCTAGCTTTGGTGGTTCACCAGACTAAGCGTTTGGAAATGGGAATTTTAGCCCATATGTTACGGAATGCCATTGCTATTTTGGTGATGATTATTTCACAAAGTTAA
- a CDS encoding lantibiotic ABC transporter permease: protein MIIALLKSEWIKFRSYYLALGAALVALVAVPFFLMNLDYSQTAVGQTKALSEVLHALYLAQPVIVIFTSLYFAQEFVKSGMRTNFLTVSNRRAWLAGKISFLSLLLLVLYSVIISSCFLVMLARFDLDFSWSLLGKFLYYSSFGLLSNLFLAFLAAGLALLFQSWVVPVSVLFPLLIGLSRLLATFIKEAKYLPDLATLNLFEYEGLQHSIDLSGLGTQLFWLALVWGSAIFLTLKRDVR from the coding sequence ATGATAATAGCTCTGCTTAAAAGTGAATGGATTAAGTTCCGTTCTTACTATCTCGCTCTTGGTGCAGCCTTGGTGGCTCTGGTAGCTGTTCCATTTTTTCTAATGAATCTTGACTACAGTCAGACAGCAGTTGGCCAGACGAAGGCTCTGAGCGAGGTTTTGCATGCCCTCTATCTGGCGCAGCCTGTCATTGTCATCTTTACTTCCCTTTATTTTGCCCAGGAGTTTGTCAAGTCTGGGATGCGAACGAATTTTCTAACCGTATCAAATAGAAGGGCTTGGTTGGCTGGGAAAATCTCATTTTTGAGCTTATTGCTCTTGGTTCTCTATAGTGTCATTATAAGTAGCTGTTTCCTTGTTATGCTGGCTCGTTTTGACCTGGACTTTAGCTGGTCCTTACTGGGGAAATTCCTTTATTACAGCTCTTTTGGTCTTCTCAGTAATCTTTTTCTGGCTTTTTTAGCTGCTGGACTCGCTTTGCTATTTCAATCTTGGGTTGTGCCGGTATCGGTGCTCTTTCCTCTCTTGATTGGTCTCAGCCGTTTATTGGCAACTTTTATCAAGGAAGCAAAATACCTGCCCGATCTGGCTACCCTCAATCTTTTTGAGTATGAAGGCCTTCAGCATTCAATAGATCTATCAGGGCTGGGAACACAGCTGTTCTGGCTAGCTTTGGTTTGGGGCTCTGCTATATTCTTAACCTTGAAACGAGATGTTCGCTAG
- a CDS encoding DUF1846 domain-containing protein, whose translation MKKIAFDSEKYLNLQRDHILERINQFEGKLYMEFGGKMLEDFHAARVLPGYEPDNKIRLLKELKDQVEIVIAINANNIEHSKARGDLGISYDQEVLRLIDTFNELDIYVGSVVITQYSGQPAADLFRAQLEKNGIDSYIHYPIKGYPTDMDHIISPEGMGKNDYIKTSRNLVVVTAPGPGSGKLATCLSNMYHDQINGIKSGYAKFETFPVWNLPLHHPVNLAYEAATADLDDVNMIDPFHLQTYGETTVNYNRDIEIFPVLKRMLERILGKSPYASPTDMGVNMVGFAIVDNDAAIEASQQEIIRRYYQTILDFKAERVSESAIKKIELLMNDLGITPLDRKVTVAARAKAESTGEPALALELPNGEIVTGKTSELFGPTAAVLINAIKKLANIAKETKLIEPEYVKPIQGLKINHLGSRNPRLHSNEILMALAITAMENQDAAQAMQELGNLKGSEAHSTVMLTDEDKNVLRKLGIHVTMDPVHQYDRLYRK comes from the coding sequence ATGAAAAAAATTGCTTTTGATTCAGAAAAATACTTAAACCTGCAGCGCGACCATATCTTGGAGCGCATTAATCAATTTGAGGGCAAATTGTACATGGAATTCGGCGGTAAAATGCTGGAAGACTTCCATGCTGCCCGCGTCTTGCCAGGTTATGAGCCGGACAATAAAATTAGACTGCTCAAAGAGCTCAAGGACCAAGTGGAGATTGTCATTGCCATCAATGCCAATAACATCGAACACTCTAAAGCACGTGGGGACTTGGGCATTTCCTATGACCAAGAAGTGCTGCGCCTAATCGATACCTTTAATGAGCTGGATATTTATGTGGGCTCAGTGGTCATTACCCAGTATTCTGGCCAGCCAGCAGCTGATCTCTTCCGCGCTCAGCTAGAAAAGAACGGAATTGACTCCTATATCCACTATCCAATCAAGGGCTATCCTACTGATATGGACCATATCATCTCACCTGAGGGAATGGGTAAGAACGACTACATCAAGACCAGTCGTAATCTAGTCGTAGTGACCGCACCTGGTCCTGGTTCTGGTAAATTAGCTACTTGCTTGTCCAATATGTACCACGACCAAATCAATGGCATCAAATCAGGCTACGCCAAGTTTGAGACCTTCCCAGTTTGGAATCTGCCCCTGCACCATCCGGTCAATCTAGCTTATGAGGCAGCGACGGCAGACCTGGACGATGTCAACATGATTGACCCTTTCCACCTGCAAACCTACGGCGAAACCACTGTCAACTACAACCGTGATATCGAAATTTTCCCAGTCCTTAAGCGTATGCTGGAGCGCATCCTAGGCAAATCACCTTATGCTTCTCCAACAGACATGGGCGTCAACATGGTCGGCTTTGCCATTGTAGATAATGATGCGGCTATCGAGGCTTCTCAACAGGAAATCATCCGTCGCTACTACCAGACGATTCTAGACTTCAAGGCAGAGCGCGTTTCTGAATCTGCTATCAAGAAAATCGAACTCTTGATGAATGACTTGGGCATCACACCACTGGATCGTAAAGTAACCGTTGCTGCGCGTGCCAAGGCTGAAAGCACTGGCGAACCAGCTCTTGCTTTGGAATTGCCAAATGGCGAAATCGTAACTGGTAAAACTTCTGAACTCTTTGGTCCTACGGCTGCTGTATTGATCAATGCCATTAAAAAATTAGCCAATATTGCCAAAGAAACCAAGCTGATTGAACCCGAGTACGTTAAACCAATCCAAGGTCTGAAAATCAATCATTTGGGCAGCCGCAATCCGCGCCTCCACTCAAACGAAATCTTGATGGCTCTGGCAATCACAGCCATGGAAAATCAAGACGCTGCACAAGCCATGCAAGAGCTTGGAAATCTCAAGGGCAGCGAAGCTCATTCAACCGTAATGCTGACAGATGAAGACAAAAATGTCCTGCGCAAACTCGGCATCCATGTAACTATGGATCCTGTTCATCAGTATGATCGCCTTTATAGAAAATAA
- a CDS encoding response regulator transcription factor produces the protein MEIMRQYRILVVDDDRSILKLVKNVLELDAYDVTTLDRIEELELTHFVGYDLILLDVMMEPVNGFELCSYIRPHFSCPIIFLTAKELEADKVEGLFRGADDYIVKPFGTKELLARVRAHLRREERREERYSEIASCQFYPERYEVACFGKVLKFSEREFKLLHLLASNPKQTFSAERLHTLLYPESSETQLRSISEYVYQIRQKCKQEGLQAIATVRGVGYRWQLEPEISKA, from the coding sequence ATGGAAATTATGAGACAGTATCGTATTTTGGTGGTTGATGACGACCGGAGCATTTTGAAGCTGGTGAAAAACGTCCTAGAGCTTGATGCTTATGATGTGACGACGCTTGATCGGATAGAAGAGCTAGAGCTGACGCATTTTGTCGGATATGACTTGATTCTGCTGGATGTGATGATGGAGCCTGTTAATGGTTTTGAGCTGTGTTCCTATATTCGTCCTCATTTTTCGTGTCCCATCATCTTTCTGACGGCCAAGGAGTTGGAGGCGGACAAAGTGGAAGGGCTCTTTCGCGGAGCAGATGACTATATTGTCAAACCTTTTGGGACCAAAGAATTGCTGGCGCGTGTCAGAGCTCATCTTCGGCGGGAGGAAAGACGGGAGGAGCGCTATTCTGAGATTGCTTCTTGTCAATTTTATCCAGAGCGCTATGAAGTTGCCTGTTTTGGTAAAGTCTTGAAATTTTCAGAGCGAGAGTTTAAGTTGCTGCATTTACTAGCTAGCAATCCCAAGCAGACCTTTTCAGCTGAACGCCTGCATACCTTGCTTTATCCAGAAAGCTCAGAAACACAGCTTCGCTCCATCTCAGAATATGTGTATCAGATTCGTCAAAAATGCAAACAAGAAGGGCTGCAAGCAATCGCAACAGTGAGAGGAGTAGGCTATAGATGGCAATTAGAACCCGAAATTTCAAAAGCCTAG
- the folE gene encoding GTP cyclohydrolase I FolE translates to MDTKKIEAAVAQIIEAVGEDGNREGLQETPQRIAKMYQEIFAGLGETAEEHLSKSFEIIDNNMVVEKDIFFHSMCEHHFLPFYGKVHIAYVPNGRVAGLSKLARTVEVYAKKPQIQERLTVEIAEALMDYLGAQGALVWVEAEHMCMNMRGVRKPGTATVTTAARGVLATDKDLKNEAYKLMGH, encoded by the coding sequence ATGGACACGAAGAAAATTGAAGCAGCAGTTGCCCAGATTATTGAGGCGGTTGGCGAAGACGGAAATCGCGAAGGCTTGCAGGAGACGCCACAGCGCATTGCCAAGATGTATCAGGAAATTTTTGCTGGGCTGGGCGAGACGGCTGAGGAGCATCTATCCAAGTCTTTTGAAATCATTGACAATAATATGGTGGTGGAGAAGGATATTTTCTTTCATTCCATGTGTGAGCACCACTTCCTGCCATTTTACGGGAAGGTTCACATCGCCTATGTGCCTAATGGTCGGGTAGCAGGCTTGTCCAAGCTGGCTCGAACGGTAGAAGTCTATGCTAAGAAACCGCAGATTCAAGAGCGATTGACCGTAGAGATTGCTGAAGCCTTGATGGACTATCTGGGTGCTCAAGGGGCCCTGGTCTGGGTGGAAGCTGAGCATATGTGTATGAATATGCGAGGAGTCAGAAAGCCTGGCACTGCAACGGTTACTACAGCAGCGCGTGGCGTTTTAGCGACGGATAAGGACCTAAAAAATGAAGCTTACAAACTGATGGGACATTGA
- a CDS encoding sensor histidine kinase: MAIRTRNFKSLVWTTSLKIVFFHVLIFVLIGYEFTQGSDYALFTLFFWAGSLLLITFYHILKLLRKIDREIKMLKSEKLLEENQSKLFRIEEMLEVYRDLRSSHQENARLLEREQQHNQELILQLSATSHDLKTPLTVIKGNAELLELAQLGHPQADYAAEILQASHKMEEYCGSLIDYAKTFQIDANQFSQLSLRDFLADLQDDWALFSKQESYRFYLQEDCDLSLILSIHLDYLKRALLNILLNALEHADQDQKEVKLTVSVQQDQLVFAIWNNGPAFSEEMLLGAEQLFYQSDQSRNSANPHHGIGLAFSKQVALLHGGRLTLLNPDQGGACVKLTVALKSK, encoded by the coding sequence ATGGCAATTAGAACCCGAAATTTCAAAAGCCTAGTCTGGACAACAAGTTTAAAAATCGTCTTTTTTCATGTTTTGATTTTTGTGCTTATAGGTTATGAATTTACACAAGGCAGCGATTATGCCCTTTTCACCTTGTTCTTTTGGGCAGGGAGCTTGCTGCTGATTACTTTTTATCATATTTTGAAATTGCTCCGAAAAATCGACAGGGAAATAAAAATGCTAAAGAGCGAGAAGCTTTTAGAAGAAAATCAAAGCAAGCTTTTTCGGATTGAGGAAATGCTAGAAGTCTATAGGGATTTACGGAGCAGCCACCAAGAAAATGCTCGTCTTCTAGAAAGAGAGCAGCAGCATAATCAGGAGTTGATTTTACAGCTATCAGCGACATCGCACGATTTGAAGACGCCCCTAACTGTGATTAAAGGGAACGCTGAGCTCTTGGAATTGGCGCAGTTGGGCCATCCACAGGCAGACTATGCTGCTGAGATTTTGCAGGCTAGTCACAAGATGGAAGAGTATTGTGGCTCTTTGATTGATTACGCTAAGACTTTTCAGATTGATGCTAATCAGTTTAGTCAGCTTTCCTTAAGGGACTTTTTGGCTGATCTACAGGACGACTGGGCACTGTTCAGCAAACAGGAAAGCTATCGTTTTTATCTCCAAGAAGATTGCGATCTTAGTCTGATTTTGTCGATTCATTTGGACTATCTCAAGCGGGCTTTACTCAATATCTTACTAAATGCGCTTGAACATGCTGACCAAGACCAAAAAGAAGTCAAGCTGACGGTATCAGTACAGCAGGACCAGTTGGTTTTTGCTATCTGGAACAATGGCCCTGCATTTTCAGAGGAGATGCTGCTGGGAGCGGAACAGCTCTTTTATCAGAGTGACCAAAGTCGCAATTCAGCTAATCCCCATCATGGAATCGGCTTAGCCTTTTCTAAGCAGGTCGCTCTCTTGCATGGTGGTCGTTTGACCCTGCTCAATCCAGACCAAGGAGGAGCTTGTGTCAAGTTGACTGTGGCTTTAAAAAGCAAATAA